The following coding sequences are from one Triticum dicoccoides isolate Atlit2015 ecotype Zavitan chromosome 4A, WEW_v2.0, whole genome shotgun sequence window:
- the LOC119285102 gene encoding chaperone protein dnaJ 11, chloroplastic-like: MISPRPTLSSGFFSRSASFSRPGSFSPSPPASPAAQPPPRLLSAPLARQATFSCSASAVAAPGRGASSCFYDVLGLDAGASDGEIKAAYRRLARAVHPDVSPHPADDFIRVHAAYSTLSDPSKRADYDRRMIMIPSAVARRSAPNLARSPSFPGCRRRTWETDQCW; this comes from the coding sequence ATGATCTCCCCGCGCCCCACTCTCTCCTCCGGCTTCTTCTCCCGCTCCGCCTCCTTCTCCCGCCCCGGCTCATTCtccccctcgccgcccgcctcgccggccGCGCAGCCTCCGCCGCGGCTGCTCTCGGCCCCGCTCGCGCGCCAGGCCACCTTCTCCTgctccgcctccgccgtcgccgcgCCGGGCCGCGGCGCCTCCTCCTGCTTCTACGACGTGCTCGGCCTGGACGCCGGCGCGAGCGACGGGGAGATCAAGGCCGCGTACCGCCGCCTGGCGCGCGCCGTCCACCCGGACGTGTCCCCGCACCCCGCCGACGACTTCATACGCGTGCACGCCGCCTACAGCACGCTCTCCGACCCCAGCAAGCGCGCCGACTACGACCGCCGCATGATCATGATCCcctccgccgtcgcccgccgcagCGCCCCGAACCTCGCCCGCTCGCCGTCGTTCCCCGGGTGCCGCCGCCGCACCTGGGAGACCGACCAGTGCTGGTGA